The following proteins come from a genomic window of Salvia hispanica cultivar TCC Black 2014 chromosome 4, UniMelb_Shisp_WGS_1.0, whole genome shotgun sequence:
- the LOC125218162 gene encoding uncharacterized protein LOC125218162: protein METLAHSDVVAYFRRPTQHTHLRPSASLLLLKHTHTPVSSLLWVAAARQIPACHRRFSHSSRLDLSLLYKSKLRSNLTVTAAMKKGNKPKKKRKDDSHSFASKPDEATGPYPEAVLLKQRSVEEDGRLMPEFADVEERELFEALNLLLESDTNVDQMRHYEVVYLIHEDYKDEVENVNTKVRDFLEEKKGKVWRFSDWGMRRLAYKIKKAKNAHYILMNFEVEAQWINEFKSMLDRDERVIRHLVMKRDEAETEDCPPPPEFSTLRADMVDDDTDEEDEEYDEEEDDQGIIYVNDVEEESSSSVRNTAKPHKVGR, encoded by the exons ATGGAGACACTCGCACACAGCGACGTTGTCGCTTACTTCCGGCGGCCGACGCAGCACACTCATCTTCGTCCCTCAGCCTCTCTTTTGCTgctcaaacacacacacactccgGTTTCCTCCCTTCTCTGGGTCGCTGCTGCCCGCCAGATTCCGGCGTGTCATCGCCGTTTTTCTCATAGCTCTAGGCTAGACTTATCTCTCCTTTAC AAATCAAAGCTCAGAAGCAACTTGACAGTTACGGCGGCGATGAAGAAGGGGAATAAACccaagaaaaagagaaaagatgaCAGCCATAGCTTCGCCTCCAAGCCCGATGAAGCCACTGGCCCTTATCCCGAAGCCGTGCTTCTCAAACAG AGGagtgttgaagaagatggtAGGCTTATGCCGGAGTTTGCCGATGTCGAAGAGC GTGAACTCTTTGAGGCTTTAAATCTGCTGCTAGAGAGTGATACAAATGTAGATCAAA TGCGACATTATGAAGTCGTATATCTTATCCATGAGGATTACAAAGACGAGGTTGAGAATGTGAACACCAAAGTTCGAG ATTTCTTGGAGGAAAAGAAGGGCAAGGTTTGGAGATTCAGCGACTGGGGCATGCGTAGGCTGGCATACAAGATAAAGAAAGCGAAGAATGCCCATTACATTCTCATGAACTTTGAGGTGGAAGCGCAATGGATAAATGAATTCAAGAGCATGCTAGATAGAGACGAGAGGGTCATCCGACACCTTGTGATGAAACGAGATGAGGCCGAGACGGAAGACTGCCCTCCACCTCCTGAGTTCAGTACACTGCGCGCTGACATGGTTGATGATGATACAGACGAGGAGGATGAGGAGtatgatgaggaggaggatgACCAAGGTATTATATATGTGAATGATGTAGAAGAGGAGAGTAGTAGCTCTGTTAGAAATACGGCAAAGCCTCACAAAGTGGGCAGATAG